In Aegilops tauschii subsp. strangulata cultivar AL8/78 chromosome 3, Aet v6.0, whole genome shotgun sequence, one genomic interval encodes:
- the LOC109740043 gene encoding 17.5 kDa class II heat shock protein — protein sequence MEGRMFGLETPLMTALQHLLDVPDGESGGAGATGGEKQGPTRAYVRDARAMAATPADVKELPGAYAFVVDVPGLGSGDIKVQVEDERVLVISGERRREEKEDARYLRMERRMGKLMRKFVLPENADTEKISAVCRDGVLTVSVQKLPPPEPKKPKAIQVQVA from the coding sequence ATGGAGGGCAGGATGTTCGGGCTGGAGACCCCGCTGATGACGGCGCTGCAGCACCTGCTGGACGTCCCAGACGGCGAGTCCGGCGGAGCCGGTGCCACCGGCGGTGAGAAGCAGGGCCCGACGCGCGCCTACGTCCGCGACGCGCGCGCCATGGCGGCCACCCCGGCCGACGTGAAGGAGCTGCCGGGCGCGTACGCGTTCGTGGTGGACGTGCCGGGGCTGGGCTCCGGCGACATCAAGGTGCAGGTGGAGGACGAGCGGGTGCTGGTCATCAGCGGCGAGCGCCGGAGGGAGGAGAAGGAGGACGCCAGGTACCTGCGGATGGAGCGCCGCATGGGCAAGCTGATGCGCAAGTTCGTGCTCCCCGAGAACGCCGACACGGAGAAGATCTCCGCCGTGTGCCGCGACGGCGTGCTCACCGTCTCCGTCCAGAAGCTGCCGCCGCCCGAGCCCAAGAAGCCCAAGGCCATCCAGGTCCAGGTCGCCTGA